DNA from Aliarcobacter butzleri:
TGGAGTGGTGGTACACTTAATTCTACTCTTTCATCTGCATTAATTGCTGGTTTTAATACAAGTGCAACAAATGTATCTTCTGGTAGTACATCATGGAGTTACAACGTAAATAATGTTGATTTAAATTTCTTAGCAGCAGGAGAAACAATCACTCTTAGTTATAATGTAATTGCTACTGATATTGCAGGTGCTACTGCTATGACTACAATTACTTTTACAATAACAGGAACAAATGATGCTCCAGTATTTGGAACAGTTACAACTGGCTCTACTACTATAACAGCTCCAACTGCTGGGACAACAAATCCAAATGCAGGAATAGAAACTTTTAATAATGGATTACTTAGATTTGGAAATGGTTCAATCGATTCAGTTAATGCAAGTACAGGTATGTTAGAACAACCTTTTTATTACAAAGATGGGAATTGGTATCAATTAACATTTAGTACATATCAATTAAATATGGCGATTGCTGCTGATTATAACAATGGAAGTGCTAAAACAGATGTAGATTGGAATTTAGAAGGTACAGTTAATCTTACTCCAACATTTACAAATACAACTGTTAATAATTCAGGATTTAATTCATCAACTGGTACAGGAACTATTGTTTGGACGGGAGAAATAGTAGTTGGAAGTGCACACTTAAAAGTTACTAATGTTTATACTTTAGAAGCAGGTGCTAAATATATTAAAGCAAATACATATATTGAAAATATTGGTTCTACTTCAACTGAGAATTTAAGATTCTGGGTAGGAACAAGAGATGATTATGTAGCAGGAAGTGATAGTCCAGCTAAACAAAAAGGTAATATTGTAGATGGTGAATTCCAGATGATTTCAAATTCATCTGAACAAGCAAAAGCTATTAAAATATATACAGGTGCAGGAGCAAATGCAACAGCTGTATTATTTTATTCAACTAATTCAAATGTAAATACAGTTATTGCTCCAGGATATGGATGGACTACATCAAATCAATATGCACCAGGAATTGATCCTTTAAATTCGGTTTATGATCAATCTTTTGATGATGGTGGATATGCAATGTTTACAAACTTAAATAATGTTGCAACTGGTCAAACAGTTATGTTTGACTGGTATTATGCAGCTGGAGCAGTATCTGAATTATCAGATATTACTTCAAGTTTAGAACAAGCAACATCAACAAATCTTCAAGAAAATAGCTCTTCTTTAGTTTTAGCAGATGACTACACAATAACAGATTTAGATTCAACTGATAGTGTAAATGTAACAGTGAGTTCTGTTCAAATCAATACACCAACTGGATTAACATTACCAGCAAATTATACTGATGATGTAATAAAAAATATGTTACAAATAACATCTAATCCAGTTATAACTAGTGGTTCAACAACAGGAACAGTATCTTGGAATTTTAATTCAGGAAGTGATTATACATTTAATTTTTTAGGTAGAGGACAAACATTAACTTTATTATATACTTTAACTGCAACAGATAGCCATGGTGCAACAGCTACAACAGTTGTTACAATCTCAATTGATGGAGCTAATGATGCTCCAACAGTAGTAGTTGATTCTCTAGATAGTGATGTTGCAACTATTAGTGAAACAAATTCTACTATTTCTACAAGTGGTACTTTAAGTATAACTGATCCAGATATGATTGATACGAATTTTTCAGTAAGTAAATCAAGTGTAGTTGTTTCTGGTATGACAAATGGATTAACTGCAAATACAGCAGCATTATTAAATATGCTAACAGTAAATACACAAAATTTTGATATCAATTGGGCATTCAACTCTGGGAATCAATATTTTAATTATTTATCTGTAGGAGAAACATTAACTATAACTTATACGATTGCAGTTTCAGATTCAAGTAATGCAGTTACAAATAAAACAATTACTATTAACATAACAGGAACTAACGATACTGTTTCTTTAAATACTCCTGCAACAATATATTATACAGATACAGATGGTAATGATGTATTTAGTTCTACTACTTCACAATTAACTGCAAGTGATGCTGATAAAAATACAACATTTACTTATGGAATAGATAATGGAAGTATATCTGGAACAACAGTTACAAAAACTGGAACTTATGGAGTTTTAACTTTAAATACAGCAACTGGAGTATATACATACACACCAAATTCTAATGCTATAAATGCTTTAACATCAAATAGTTCAGAAACATTTACTGTTACAGTAAATGATGGAAATGGTTCTATTGATACCAAAAGTTTAGTAATTCAAATAGAATCAGTAAATGATGCGCCATTATTAGGTGGGAATTCATCACCAAATACTTTTGTAGAAAATGGAAGTGCTGTACAAGTTGATTCAAATATTACAGTAACAGATTTAGAAGGTACTAGTTATGACGAAGGTTATGTATCATTTGATATAAAAACAAATAAAGGAGCATTGGATAATTTATCAATCTCTTCTATTGGTGGAATTTCACTTGATGGAGCAAATGTAAAATATGGAAATACTGTAATTGGAACGGTAGATTCTATTTTAAATGGTCAAAATGGAAAAGAGTTAAGAATTCATTTAAATGATAATGCATACTCTTTACAAGTTCAAGCATTAGCTAGAGCAATAACTTTTAGTAATCCATCTGATAATTTTAATGATAGTGCAAGAAGCATAGATATTAAAGTAAATGATGGAGGAAACGGTGGAGAAACATCTGCTAGATATAGTATAAAAACTGTTACAGTTAATCTTCAATCTGTAAATGATTTACCAACTATAAATTTAGGTAATTCTACATTCTTAGTTGAAAAAATAATTGGACAAAATGATAATGGAACTTTATCATTAGGTAATATTTTAAGTGTAGCAGATTTAGATAACAATTCTTTGACTGTAACAATTCAAACAACTAATTATGGACTAATTACAATAAATAGTTCAATTTTAAATGGAGTTAATTCTAGTCAAATTATAGGAAATGGTTCAAGAACTGTAACAATAACTGGTACAATTGAACAAATTAATAATACATTAAATGCTTCTAATGGTATAACTTATGTTGCTGGATTTGGAAATGATTATATAACTCCTGGTGCTGATTATCTTAAAATTACAGCAAAAGATACATTAAATGGAGAATCTTCTTCTCAAAAATTAGTTATGGTATTACCTGCAATTCCAAATATCTTTAGTGATAATGTCGTTGGTAAAGAAGATGATGTTTCAAATATAATTGTAAACATAAATAATCTAGTTACTGATATAAATGATAATGGAGGAACTTATGTATTTGGTACAGGAACTCCTGATATAACTAACTCAAGTGGAAATATAACAACAAATGGAAGTTTAACACCATTTGATAATAGTACATATATTTATGACAATTCAGGAAAAGTTATAGGATATCAGTTAGAACATGGAAAAATAATATTAAATGAAGGTAAAAATAGGGTAGATAATACAGATTTTGCTAAATTTACATTTATTCCTAATGAAAATTGGTATGGTGTACAAACATTCTTATATCAATTTACTTCAAATGATGGTGAAGTAAGTAATATTGCACAAATTGCAATATTTGTAACTCCTGTAAATGATGCTCCTGTTATTAGTATTGTAAATAATAATATTACAATAGATGAAGATAATCCTTTTGTATTTGAAAATAGCAATTTAATAACACTATTAGATTTAGATGTTATTGATAATACTCAAATATTAGATTTAACGTTAAATGTAACTAATGGTAAATTAGAACTATCTCAAATGACAGATTTAACAGTTTTAGAAGGAGCAAATAATTCATCTATTATTAAAATTAGAGGAAGTTTAGCTAGTTTACAAAATGCAATTTCAGGATTGAAATATACTCCAAATCAAGATTATAATGGTAGCGATACTTTATCAATAAAATTAAATGATAATACAAATATTGGAGAAGGAAATAGTCTAGAAGATATAAAAACTATCAATTTTGTAATCAATCCTGTAAATGATGCTCCTGAATTTACAGACCAAACAGATAGTGTAACAGAAGGTGAGCAAATCTCTGGTATTTTACCAGCAAGTGATATTGATAGTAGTTCAATCACATTTAGTATAAATGGAAATGCTCCTGCAGGATTTATATTACATAATGATGGTTCTTATAGTTTTGATTCTTCAAGTTATGATTATATTGGAAGGGGAGAAACAGATACAATTATTATTCCTGTAACTGTTACAGATGCCGAAGGTTTAACAAAAACAGCAAATTTCTCAATAACAATTACTGGAACAAACGATGCTCCAACAGTTTCTATGGAAAATATTGATGCTAAAATTCCTTTTGGAGACACTTATACAAAAGATGTTTCAAATTTATTTGATGATAAAGATTTATCTAATGTATTTACTTATCAAGCATCAAATTTACCATCAGGTTTAACGATTGATCCAAATACAGGTATTATTTCAGGAAGAGTTTCTCAATCAGGAAATTTTGTTATATCAATAACTGCAATTGATTCTGAAGGTGTAAAAGTAACAAGAACATATAATATGTTAGTAGTTGCACCTGCACAAAATCAACCAGCAAAACCTGATTCTACACCTACAATAATTACAAATAATCCAACGGGTGAAAATCCAAATAATGGAACTAAATTAAATAATTACGGAGATAATTCAAATAATAGTGCTGGAGTTATTAATTTTAGTTCAAGTGATGGATTTGTTGTTGATACTGGAAAAGGTTTCTTAGATACAAAAACAAGTAATAATCAAGAATCTTTATCTCAAAATAACAGTGCTTCAGATAAAAATTTAGCAAATGCAAATAATAACAATTCAAATGATTCAAGAACTATTCAAGCAAATGTTGATTTAAATGTATCAACAACTGGTAAAGTTTTATTTGGACAAGGAAGTCAAGATTCTTTCTCTATTGTTGGAATTACAATTGAAGATATAAATGTTCAAAGTGATTTTATTAAAGTAAAAGTTGTTGATACAAATATTGCACAAAGTTATGTTGTGACACAAATTGATGGAACAGCTCTTCCTGTTGGACTATCTTTTGATCCAAAAACTGGTAATATAAGTGGGAAAATTCCTGCTGATTTAGATGAGCTAAAAATTAGTATTAAAGCTATAAGTTCAGATGGAACAACAAGAGTGTTAAATTTAAAACTTGATTTAAAAGAGTTAAAACAAAAAACACAAGCTGAAGTTAATGAAAGATTTGTAGGATTTAAAGAACAAATAGCTTTTGAAAATCAAAAGTTAGATAATTATGGTTCTCATCTTGCTAAACTTTTTGCCTAAAAAAAGGATATTGTAAAATTTGGAATCAAATATATCAAAACTTCTACAGTTGGAACACAACTGTAGAAATTGTGAAAATATAAAAGAGTTATATTTTCAAATAGTAAATAATACAAGAAGCATTGTAAATTACTCTCAAGGTATTTTATTAACGCCTGATTTAAAAGATAAATACAAAGTTGTAGCAATTTCAGATATATCTATGGTTGATTCAACTTCTCCTTATGTTCAATGGCTTGAAGAAATAATTGATGACTTACAAAAAAGTGAAAAGTCAAAAGATATTTTTATAGTTGATATGAAAAATGATTTAAAAGAGGAAAATTCTAAAGTTTCTCATGAATATGCTCCATCAAATTTAGTTTATATTCCTTTGAAAAATACAAAAGAGGATAGAGAAGTAAATTATATATTTTTGCTTTTCAAAGAAGAAAATTGGGATGAAAATGATATTTTGATGCTAAAACATCTTTCATCTTCATTGGCATATTTTTTATTTGCAATGAGAAGATGTAGTTTATTTCAATCATTAAAAAGAGTCTCATTTAAAAGTAGATATTTTAAAATTGCAGCAGTTTTTTTATTTGTTTTGATGCTTATGCCTGTTAGATTATCAGTTTTAGCTCCACTTGAAGTTGATGCAAAAAATCCTTATGTTGTATCTTCTCCTTTAAATGGAGTAATTGAAGAGGTAAAAGTTTTTCCAAATGATAAAATAGAAAAAAATCAGTTGATTGTTCAATTTGATGATGTTGATTTCACAAATAATTATTTAGTTGCAAAAAGAACTTTAGATGTTACAAATGCAGAACTTTTTACTACAAAACAGAGTAGTTTTTTAGACCCAAAACAAAAAAGTCAAATATCAAGTTTAGAAAATCAAGTAAAACTAAAAGAAGCAGAATTATCTTATGCTAAAGACCAATTAGATAAAACTAAGATTTATTCTAAAGAAGATGGTATTGCAATTATAAATAATCCAAATGACTGGAAAGGAAGACCTGTAACAACAGGTGAGAGAATATTTTTAATAGCAAATCCAAATAGTATAGAATTAAAAATTATGCTTCCAGCAAGTGATGCTATTTTTTTAGAAGAAAATGCAATAGTAAAAGCTTTTTTTGATAATGACCCAATAAATTCTTGGAGTGCAAAGGTAAAATATGTCTCATATAAGCCTGAACTTACTGAACAAAATATATTATCTTATAGAATAACTGCTGAGTTTGAAGATATAAAAGAAAATGGTTATATTCCTTCAATTGGACTTAGAGGAACAGCAAAAATTTATTCAAAAAAAGTAACTTTATTTTTCTATTTATTTAGAAAACCAATAACATCTGTTAGACAATGGATAGGTTGGTGATGTTTCAGCAACAGCAAGAACAAACAATATTACCAAAAATAAGAAATGATTTAAAATTATTAGAGACTTCAGTAGGAGAAGATGGTTCTAAAAAATGGCTTTTATTTGATCCTATTCAAAACAAATATTTTGATATTTCACTTGATACTTTTGAGTTAATCTCAAATTGGCAAAGTGATATTGAATTAGAAGAGTTTATAAAAATTTTAGAAGAGAAAAATTATCAAATTGAAAAAGAGTCTTTAAAAACTTTTGTTGATTTTTTAATCAACAATAATTTAATTGTTTGCGATGATTCAAAATATACTTCAAGAATGATAAGTATTCAAAAACAATCAAAACAAAATATTTTCAAATGGCTAATTCATAACTATTTATTTATAAGAATTCCTCTATTAAAACCTGATAAATGGCTTGAAAGAAATAAAACTAGAGTTGATTTTTTTTATTCTAGCCTTTGGCAAAATATAGTTTTATCTTTAGGTATTATAGGAATTATTTTTGTTTTAAGAGATTGGGATAGTTTTATCTCTACTTTTATGTATTTGTTTACTAAAGAGGGCTTTTTTTACTACTTTTTATCTTTAGTTTTTGTAAAAAGTTTTCATGAATTAGGACACGCATTTACAGCTAAAAAATATGGTTGCAAAGTTCCAACAATGGGAGTTGCATTTTTAGTTCTATTTCCAGTTTTATACACAGATACGACAAATGCTTGGAAATTAAAATCAAAATACCAAAGATTAAAAATTGTAATTGCTGGAATGAAAGTAGAGCTATATTTAGCTTTAATTGCTACTTTTTTATGGTCATTTGCTCCTGAGGGAATTTTAAAAAGTATTTTATTTATTATTGCAACTACAAGTTGGATTAGTTCTCTTTTAATCAATATTAGTCCATTTTTGCGATTTGATGGTTATTATGCTTTATCAGATTTAACTGATACTAAAAATCTACAACCTCGTTCTTTTGCGATGGCAAGATGGTTTTTGCGAAAAAATATTTTAGGTTTAGAAGAAGTTAAACCAGAAAGTTTGACAAAATCAAAAGAGAAGTTTTTTATAGTTTATGCTATTGGAACTTGGATTTATAGGTTTTTTCTATTTTTAGGAATTGCTGTTTTAGTCTATTATTATGCTTTTAAAGTTTTAGGAATAATTTTATTTTTAGTTGAAATTGTATGGTTTCTTTTATTACCAATTTACAAAGAGTTGAAAGTTTGGTGGAGTAAAAAATCACAATTAGAATTTAATAAAAGAAATAAAATATCTTTAGCTATTTTTTTAATAATTGTATTTTTGATATTTATTCCTTGGAATACAAATATCAAAATGCCAGCAATTATTGAATCAAAAAATTATTTTGAATTTTATCCAAGTGAAAATGGATACATTGAAGAAATCTATTTTAATAGTGGAGAAAACGTAAAAAAAGGACAATTGCTTTTGCTTATTAAATCTCCAGAATTAGAACTTAAAATTTCTCAAATTGAAAAAGAGATTGAGCAAATGAAAATGGAAATAGATAAACAAGCTGGATTAAAAGAGAATTTAAACAAAAGATTTATTTTAGAAGAGAGTTTACAAAAAAAATTAAATGAAAAAGAGGGCTTAGAAAAGATTATCAAGAAATTTGAAGTAAGAGCAAATTTTGATGGGAAAATCTATTTTAATGATGTTTTTAAACCAAATCAATGGATAAGTAAAAAAGAGGTGGTTTTCACTTTATATGATAATTTAGATTATAGAATAGTTGGTTTTTGTAATGAAAATGATTTTAAATTATTAAAAGAAAATAGTCAAAGTAAATTTATTTTTAATTCAGGTGATATAAAAGATATTCATTCAAATTTGACTTCAATATCTAAGGTTTCTATTCCATATCTTGAATTTCCAGAGTTATCAAGTGATTATCAAGGTGAAATAGCAACAAGATTGGAAAATAAAAAAATAAAAACAGAACAAGCATATTATAAAATAACTATAGATTTAGAAAAAAATGAATTAGATTTAAAAAATAGAAAAGTTGGGGTTTTAATAACAAAAGGAGAAGCTTCAAGTTTTATATCAAGAATCTTTAAAAAAGCAGTTTCTGTTGTAATTAGAGAGAGTGAATTTTAAACTTTTATTGAAAAAGTTTCAATAAAAGTTTATTCAACGATATTGATCAAAATATCTCTATAATGATTTAATTCTTTCATTTTTTCTTCATTACCATCGTTTAAATCTGGATGATATTTTTTCGCTAACTCTTTATATCTTTTTTTTACTTCTTCTTTTGTAGGAGTTTGAGTAAATCCAAAAAACTCTTTTGCTTTTGAAACTTCATCAAATCTTGCAGTATTTGAAAAACCTTGAAAACTTGAGTTATTAAAGTTTTGGAAATCTTTGAAATCAAAATCAAATTTTCCATTTCTAAACTGCGAATTATCAAATTTAAACTCAAAATTATTAAAATTGCTTTGTTTTAACTTTTTTTTGAAATTATAGATTATAAACGCAATTATAGAAACTAATATTGCGATAATTATCAAAAAAGTTCCAAAGTTTGTAAATATTAAATATAAAATAAAAAGAAAAATAGCAACACTCAAAATTTTGTTAAATATATAAATAATTGTATTGTTATACATAAAATACCTTTTAAAAATAATTTTGTATTATATAAAAATCATTTTAAATTAAAATTATTTAAGTACAATACCACACAAAGGATTTTTATGGATTATAGTGAATTTGAAAAAGCAGTAGATATGTTTGGTATTTTAACAACAGTTTCAAAAAAAGATATAAAAAATAAATATTTAAAATTATCAAAAAAGTATCATCCTGATATGCCAGAAGGTAGTAATGAAAAGTTTACAGAACTTAAAAAAAATTATGATTTGCTTTTAGCTTATATGGATAATTATTGTTATTCTTTTGATGAGGAAGAGTTTAAACGACAATTCCCAGCATTTACGAACTATAAAAATTGGATGAAATAAAGGAAAAAATAGATGATAAAAAAGTTTTTGATTTTAGCTATTTTATTTGTATCAAATAGCTTATTTGCAGATGAAAATTATTCAAAAGCACAAATAGAAAAGATGATAGCAAAGATGGTTATTTTAGGTTTTAATGGTACAAGTGTAGATAAAAATGATGAAATATATAAAAACATACAATCAGGACTTGGTGGTGTAATACTATTTGATAAAGACCCAAATGATAAAACAAAGATAAAAAATATAAAAGATAAAAATCAGTTAAAAAATCTTAATACACAGCTTCAAGCAATTTCAAATCAAAAATTGTTAATTTCTATTGATCAAGAAGGTGGAGTAGTACAAAGACTTAAAAAAGATAGTGGTTTTGTAGATACTTTAAGTGCAAAAGATATTGCTACAAATGGTGAAGATTTTGCTAAACAAAGTTATAAAGCACTTGCTAAGGATTTAAAAGATGTTGGAATAAATCTCGATTTTGCTCCAGTTGTTGATTTATCTATAAATAAAAACAATAAAGTTATCGTAACAAGAGGAAGAAGCTTTGGTGAAAGTTCAAGTGAAGTTATAAAATACTCTTCGATTTTTGTTGATGAACTAAGAAAACAAAATGTAATTTCAGTTTTAAAACACTTTCCTGGACATGGTTCATCTTTAGCTGATTCTCATTTAGGATTTGTAGATATTACAAAAACTTGGAATCAAAAAGAGCTTGAACCATATAAATATTTTATAAAAAATAATGATGTAGATATGATTATGACAGCTCATGTATTTAATGAAAATTTAGATAAAAACTATCCTGCAACTTTGTCATACAATATAAATACAAAACTGCTTAGAGAAGATTTGGGATATAAAGGAGTTCTTGTAACAGATGATTTACAAATGAGCGCTATTTCAAAACATTATGATTTAAAACAGACTTTAACTTTAGCTATAAATTCTGGAGTTAATATGCTGCTTTTTGCAAATCAGTTAGCAAAACCAGTTACTTTAAAAGAGATTGTAGATACTGTTTATTTACAAATTCAAAATAAACAAATAAGTTTGCAAAAGATTATAGATTCAAATAATAAAATAGATAAGTTACTAAAAAAAATATAATTTTTAGTAACTATTAGGATTTTCATCTAAAATATCAGTTCCAATTTTAAGTGATATGATAAATGAAGCGCCAACTAGTGTGTTTTCTACACTAATTTTTCCATTAAGCCTTTTTTCTATTAATTCTTTTGCTAAGGCAAGTCCAATTCCACTTCCTTTATCTTTTTTAGAACTATAATTTAAATCAAATATTTTTTCTAAATGGCTACTTTCTATTCCTCCACCATTATCTTCAATAGTTAAAACTATTTGTGAATCATCTATTTTTTCCAAATAGATAAATATTTTTCTACTTTGTTTTTTGAAGGTTTTTAATTGATAAATACTATTTTCTAATATAATCATCAAAACATTTAAAAAACTTGCTTTATAGCCATAAAAATTCAAAGGAGTAATATTTTTATCTATTGTAATGCTATTTATTTTTATTTCATCGTTTAAAATTCTAAGTAAACTATCAATTTCATCTGCTATGTTAAAATACTCTTTTGATGAAGGATTTTTATAGAAGTTATAAATATCGTTCATCACATGATTAAGAAATAAAATGCTATCTTTCATTTGTGGAAGAGTTTGTTCTATAGCTTCATCAAAATTCTTTTTATCAAGTTTATAAATACTTTCTAATAAAGCTATTTGTGAACCAATTTGTGCAATAGGATTTTTCCATTGATGAATCATATTTGCAATATTATTTCCCATTGTTGTAAATCTTGCTTGAGAAATTATAAATTGTTCTGATTCTTTTTTTCTTTTTTCTATTTCTTTTACTTTTATATATAAAGCAATAGATAAAAAGAAAATATCAAATAAGACTACTATTGGTATAACAAGCCAAAAATATTCAAAAGATTCAAAATATCCAACA
Protein-coding regions in this window:
- a CDS encoding DnaJ domain-containing protein — protein: MDYSEFEKAVDMFGILTTVSKKDIKNKYLKLSKKYHPDMPEGSNEKFTELKKNYDLLLAYMDNYCYSFDEEEFKRQFPAFTNYKNWMK
- a CDS encoding site-2 protease family protein, with protein sequence MFQQQQEQTILPKIRNDLKLLETSVGEDGSKKWLLFDPIQNKYFDISLDTFELISNWQSDIELEEFIKILEEKNYQIEKESLKTFVDFLINNNLIVCDDSKYTSRMISIQKQSKQNIFKWLIHNYLFIRIPLLKPDKWLERNKTRVDFFYSSLWQNIVLSLGIIGIIFVLRDWDSFISTFMYLFTKEGFFYYFLSLVFVKSFHELGHAFTAKKYGCKVPTMGVAFLVLFPVLYTDTTNAWKLKSKYQRLKIVIAGMKVELYLALIATFLWSFAPEGILKSILFIIATTSWISSLLINISPFLRFDGYYALSDLTDTKNLQPRSFAMARWFLRKNILGLEEVKPESLTKSKEKFFIVYAIGTWIYRFFLFLGIAVLVYYYAFKVLGIILFLVEIVWFLLLPIYKELKVWWSKKSQLEFNKRNKISLAIFLIIVFLIFIPWNTNIKMPAIIESKNYFEFYPSENGYIEEIYFNSGENVKKGQLLLLIKSPELELKISQIEKEIEQMKMEIDKQAGLKENLNKRFILEESLQKKLNEKEGLEKIIKKFEVRANFDGKIYFNDVFKPNQWISKKEVVFTLYDNLDYRIVGFCNENDFKLLKENSQSKFIFNSGDIKDIHSNLTSISKVSIPYLEFPELSSDYQGEIATRLENKKIKTEQAYYKITIDLEKNELDLKNRKVGVLITKGEASSFISRIFKKAVSVVIRESEF
- a CDS encoding efflux RND transporter periplasmic adaptor subunit — encoded protein: MESNISKLLQLEHNCRNCENIKELYFQIVNNTRSIVNYSQGILLTPDLKDKYKVVAISDISMVDSTSPYVQWLEEIIDDLQKSEKSKDIFIVDMKNDLKEENSKVSHEYAPSNLVYIPLKNTKEDREVNYIFLLFKEENWDENDILMLKHLSSSLAYFLFAMRRCSLFQSLKRVSFKSRYFKIAAVFLFVLMLMPVRLSVLAPLEVDAKNPYVVSSPLNGVIEEVKVFPNDKIEKNQLIVQFDDVDFTNNYLVAKRTLDVTNAELFTTKQSSFLDPKQKSQISSLENQVKLKEAELSYAKDQLDKTKIYSKEDGIAIINNPNDWKGRPVTTGERIFLIANPNSIELKIMLPASDAIFLEENAIVKAFFDNDPINSWSAKVKYVSYKPELTEQNILSYRITAEFEDIKENGYIPSIGLRGTAKIYSKKVTLFFYLFRKPITSVRQWIGW
- a CDS encoding DUF4347 domain-containing protein encodes the protein MKRRNLKKPVISVLEQRVLFDGAAVATAVDVLDNSSFSSSTTKDSTTVNDVTNNSAENSVHKAQAVQGFEKDRREVAFVDITVKDYQTLVDGVGQGVETYLVSSMDEIKSILQNQTNVDSIHILSHGKTGEITVGNDILNKNTLQNFDEVLESMKSSLTQDGDILLYGCNVGNDGKGQEFIDLLASETQADIAASDDITGSNNLGGDWDLEAKSGTIETTAIVVNEYNHSLANLTTDNDGGFTSSSEISGSIATTDKINFARGPGSFYNDLYTLSGVANGTQVKLYIAQGTLSDPYIQVTDSNGTVIVQDDDSGDSGTANGYDAYVKFTWNNNYTIRATTYNTGAVGTYTIYTDTGTLVIKPDTAPTFTSSPVTLNISDTPDDNSIPSSSGLLTATDAENDALNFSGGGTNSFGTLSVSANGSWTWAPNNAYINSLTSNATTSYNVLVSDGINITNQTFTINITSATNDAPVITSSNSVSFQENTATNVAAYTITATDAENNTLTYSISGTDSQYFNINSTTGQITFKNSPDYETKTSYSLMITALETNGTGLSASKMITISIANVNEPPIIESSNISNYTENGSPVVLSPSLTIDKGETSTLASAQISISSGFISGGDILNFVNDGSTMGNIVASYDSANGVLTLTSSGATATLAQWQSALRSISYHSTSETLSLTQMTRTISWKVSDGNLESTVDTSTLKVTGVNDAPTISVSTPSGFTETTTMDKQTLSQNGTVTFSDVDNNVNITYSYNNDISWSGGTLNSTLSSALIAGFNTSATNVSSGSTSWSYNVNNVDLNFLAAGETITLSYNVIATDIAGATAMTTITFTITGTNDAPVFGTVTTGSTTITAPTAGTTNPNAGIETFNNGLLRFGNGSIDSVNASTGMLEQPFYYKDGNWYQLTFSTYQLNMAIAADYNNGSAKTDVDWNLEGTVNLTPTFTNTTVNNSGFNSSTGTGTIVWTGEIVVGSAHLKVTNVYTLEAGAKYIKANTYIENIGSTSTENLRFWVGTRDDYVAGSDSPAKQKGNIVDGEFQMISNSSEQAKAIKIYTGAGANATAVLFYSTNSNVNTVIAPGYGWTTSNQYAPGIDPLNSVYDQSFDDGGYAMFTNLNNVATGQTVMFDWYYAAGAVSELSDITSSLEQATSTNLQENSSSLVLADDYTITDLDSTDSVNVTVSSVQINTPTGLTLPANYTDDVIKNMLQITSNPVITSGSTTGTVSWNFNSGSDYTFNFLGRGQTLTLLYTLTATDSHGATATTVVTISIDGANDAPTVVVDSLDSDVATISETNSTISTSGTLSITDPDMIDTNFSVSKSSVVVSGMTNGLTANTAALLNMLTVNTQNFDINWAFNSGNQYFNYLSVGETLTITYTIAVSDSSNAVTNKTITINITGTNDTVSLNTPATIYYTDTDGNDVFSSTTSQLTASDADKNTTFTYGIDNGSISGTTVTKTGTYGVLTLNTATGVYTYTPNSNAINALTSNSSETFTVTVNDGNGSIDTKSLVIQIESVNDAPLLGGNSSPNTFVENGSAVQVDSNITVTDLEGTSYDEGYVSFDIKTNKGALDNLSISSIGGISLDGANVKYGNTVIGTVDSILNGQNGKELRIHLNDNAYSLQVQALARAITFSNPSDNFNDSARSIDIKVNDGGNGGETSARYSIKTVTVNLQSVNDLPTINLGNSTFLVEKIIGQNDNGTLSLGNILSVADLDNNSLTVTIQTTNYGLITINSSILNGVNSSQIIGNGSRTVTITGTIEQINNTLNASNGITYVAGFGNDYITPGADYLKITAKDTLNGESSSQKLVMVLPAIPNIFSDNVVGKEDDVSNIIVNINNLVTDINDNGGTYVFGTGTPDITNSSGNITTNGSLTPFDNSTYIYDNSGKVIGYQLEHGKIILNEGKNRVDNTDFAKFTFIPNENWYGVQTFLYQFTSNDGEVSNIAQIAIFVTPVNDAPVISIVNNNITIDEDNPFVFENSNLITLLDLDVIDNTQILDLTLNVTNGKLELSQMTDLTVLEGANNSSIIKIRGSLASLQNAISGLKYTPNQDYNGSDTLSIKLNDNTNIGEGNSLEDIKTINFVINPVNDAPEFTDQTDSVTEGEQISGILPASDIDSSSITFSINGNAPAGFILHNDGSYSFDSSSYDYIGRGETDTIIIPVTVTDAEGLTKTANFSITITGTNDAPTVSMENIDAKIPFGDTYTKDVSNLFDDKDLSNVFTYQASNLPSGLTIDPNTGIISGRVSQSGNFVISITAIDSEGVKVTRTYNMLVVAPAQNQPAKPDSTPTIITNNPTGENPNNGTKLNNYGDNSNNSAGVINFSSSDGFVVDTGKGFLDTKTSNNQESLSQNNSASDKNLANANNNNSNDSRTIQANVDLNVSTTGKVLFGQGSQDSFSIVGITIEDINVQSDFIKVKVVDTNIAQSYVVTQIDGTALPVGLSFDPKTGNISGKIPADLDELKISIKAISSDGTTRVLNLKLDLKELKQKTQAEVNERFVGFKEQIAFENQKLDNYGSHLAKLFA
- a CDS encoding J domain-containing protein yields the protein MYNNTIIYIFNKILSVAIFLFILYLIFTNFGTFLIIIAILVSIIAFIIYNFKKKLKQSNFNNFEFKFDNSQFRNGKFDFDFKDFQNFNNSSFQGFSNTARFDEVSKAKEFFGFTQTPTKEEVKKRYKELAKKYHPDLNDGNEEKMKELNHYRDILINIVE